The following are encoded in a window of Primulina huaijiensis isolate GDHJ02 unplaced genomic scaffold, ASM1229523v2 scaffold3245, whole genome shotgun sequence genomic DNA:
- the LOC140968167 gene encoding monogalactosyldiacylglycerol synthase 2, chloroplastic-like — protein sequence MAAKTASPRNAINNVIERVGVYGFGGGSSQKRCKYTFEDEDGTMEMEQIGAERTKNVLILMSDTGGGHRASAEAIRDAFQLEYGDEYRIFVKDVWKEYTGWPLNDMEGQYKFMVKHVQLWNVAFHSTSPRWIHSLYLAAIAAFYAKEVEAGLMEYKPDIIISVHPLMQHIPLWVLKWQGLQKKVVFVTVITDLNTCHRTWFQPSVNRLYCPSEEVAKRALLDGLEESQTRVFGLPIRPSFCRAILSKDDLRVELEMDPNLPAVLLMGGGEGMGPVKKTGKALGEALFDKELEKPIGQLVIICGRNENLASTLKSMDWKIPVKIRGFEKQMEKWMGACDCIITKAGPGTIAEALIRGLPIILNDYIPGQEKGNVPYVVDNGAGIFTRSSKETARIVAEWFSTKTDELKRMSENALKLAQPNAVFDIVKDIHELACQQGPLTNIPYMLTSSFSSLIY from the exons ATGGCGGCGAAGACAGCGTCACCGAGGAATGCTATAAACAACGTAATTGAAAGAGTTGGGGTGTACGGATTTGGTGGTGGGAGCAGCCAGAAGAGGTGCAAGTACACCTTTGAAGATGAAGACGGGACCATGGAAATGGAGCAGATTGGGGCTGAGAGAACAAAAAATGTACTGATTCTGATGAGCGATACGGGTGGTGGCCACCGAGCTTCTGCGGAAGCCATTCGTGATGCATTCCAGCTCGAGTATGGGGACGAATACCGG ATTTTTGTTAAGGATGTCTGGAAGGAGTACACAGGATGGCCATTAAACGACATGGAGGGGCAGTACAAGTTCATGGTTAAACATGTTCAGCTCTGGAATGTTGCATTTCATAGCACATCTCCTAGATGGATCCACTCCTTATATCTTGCTGCCATTGCCGCATTTTATGCGAA ggAGGTCGAAGCTGGCCTAATGGAATACAAACCGGATATTATCATCAGCGTTCATCCTCTCATGCAGCATATTCCTTTGTGGGTGTTGAAATGGCAAGGATTACAAAAGAAAGTCGTTTTCGTTACTGTCATCACCGACCTAAACACATGTCACCGCACCTG GTTTCAACCATCAGTGAACCGGTTGTATTGTCCTTCGGAAGAGGTAGCGAAGAGGGCTTTGCTTGATGGGCTTGAAGAATCTCAAACTCGTGTGTTTGGCTTGCCTATTAGACCTTCTTTTTGTCGAGCAATTCTCTCCAAG GATGATTTGAGGGTAGAACTTGAAATGGATCCAAATTTGCCAGCCGTTTTACTAATGGGAGGTGGAGAAGGGATGGGGCCGGTCAAGAAAACCGGAAAGGCTCTCGGAGAGGCTCTATTTGACAAAGAACTCGAAAAGCCAATCGGACAGCTAGTTATCATTTGTGGTCGTAATGAAAATCTAGCCTCCACGTTAAAATCGATGGACTGGAAAATCCCAGTTAAG ATTAGAGGATTTGAAAAGCAAATGGAGAAATGGATGGGTGCTTGTGACTGCATTATCACAAAA GCAGGACCTGGTACAATTGCGGAAGCATTGATAAGGGGCCTTCCGATCATTCTTAATGATTATATTCCCGGACAA GAGAAAGGGAATGTTCCTTATGTAGTTGATAATGGGGCGGGAATCTTTACACGAAGCTCGAAAGAAACAGCAAGAATCGTGGCCGAATGGTTCAGCACAAAGACGGATGAGCTCAAGAGAATGTCAGAAAATGCGCTAAAACTCGCCCAACCGAATGCAGTTTTCGACATTGTGAAGGATATTCATGAGCTTGCTTGTCAACAGGGACCTTTGACAAACATCCCATACATGCTTACATCATCGTTTTCGagcttaatttattaa
- the LOC140968091 gene encoding uncharacterized protein isoform X2 produces MMGKRKRGADINKTPPPSDLMQHYEEHQLKQKSSDRPDTSATRHASSIMDVTGSSLTRPQGHQSPQNQNHGASRGISLRHSRHYLDHNYSRRGSINHTNASPSDWKGSPVLDTTKLSFKLAKCRELMFHKLKRIRARSLTSNAESDYTRKMECGICQKRLRKKSFNFDNSNSSSELSVVGVLVCGHVYHADCLELKTIPEDMQDPPCPICKRQL; encoded by the exons ATGATGGGAAAAAGGAAGAGAGGGGCTGATATTAATAAAACGCCGCCACCGTCAG ATTTAATGCAACATTACGAAGAACATCAGTTGAAACAG AAATCTTCGGACCGACCAGATACCAGTGCTACTCGGCATGCATCATCCATCATGGATGTTACGGGAAGTTCTCTTACTAGACCACAAGGCCACCAATCAcctcaaaatcaaaatcatggTGCTAGCCGTGGAATATCATTGAGACATTCTCGTCATTACTTGGATCACAATTATTCTAGACGAGGTTCGATTAACCACACCAATGCATCTCCGTCTGATTGGAAGGGTTCTCCCGTACTTGATACAACAAAGCTATCCTTTAAACTGGCCA AATGTAGGGAGTTGATGTTCCATAAACTCAAAAGAATTCGGGCAAGATCGTTGACATCAAATGCAGAATCCGACTATACGAGAAAAATGGAATGCGGGATATGCCAGAAGCGATTGAGGAAGAAGTCCTTTAATTTTGACAACTCTAACTCGTCCAGTGAGCTCTCAGTTGTTGGTGTTTTAGTTTGTGGCCATGTTTATCATGCCGACTGCCTGGAATTGAAAACGATCCCCGAAGACATGCAGGATCCACCTTGTCCAATATGCAAACGCCAGTTATAA
- the LOC140968091 gene encoding uncharacterized protein isoform X1 — protein MMGKRKRGADINKTPPPSDLMQHYEEHQLKQKSSDRPDTSATRHASSIMDVTGSSLTRPQGHQSPQNQNHGASRGISLRHSRHYLDHNYSRRGSINHTNASPSDWKGSPVLDTTKLSFKLASKDHSSFRNMECRELMFHKLKRIRARSLTSNAESDYTRKMECGICQKRLRKKSFNFDNSNSSSELSVVGVLVCGHVYHADCLELKTIPEDMQDPPCPICKRQL, from the exons ATGATGGGAAAAAGGAAGAGAGGGGCTGATATTAATAAAACGCCGCCACCGTCAG ATTTAATGCAACATTACGAAGAACATCAGTTGAAACAG AAATCTTCGGACCGACCAGATACCAGTGCTACTCGGCATGCATCATCCATCATGGATGTTACGGGAAGTTCTCTTACTAGACCACAAGGCCACCAATCAcctcaaaatcaaaatcatggTGCTAGCCGTGGAATATCATTGAGACATTCTCGTCATTACTTGGATCACAATTATTCTAGACGAGGTTCGATTAACCACACCAATGCATCTCCGTCTGATTGGAAGGGTTCTCCCGTACTTGATACAACAAAGCTATCCTTTAAACTGGCCAGTAAGGACCATTCTAGCTTTCGAAACATGG AATGTAGGGAGTTGATGTTCCATAAACTCAAAAGAATTCGGGCAAGATCGTTGACATCAAATGCAGAATCCGACTATACGAGAAAAATGGAATGCGGGATATGCCAGAAGCGATTGAGGAAGAAGTCCTTTAATTTTGACAACTCTAACTCGTCCAGTGAGCTCTCAGTTGTTGGTGTTTTAGTTTGTGGCCATGTTTATCATGCCGACTGCCTGGAATTGAAAACGATCCCCGAAGACATGCAGGATCCACCTTGTCCAATATGCAAACGCCAGTTATAA
- the LOC140968069 gene encoding pyrophosphate-energized vacuolar membrane proton pump: protein MGESTLLPDLATEIIIPLCAVVGIVFALFQWLLVSKVKLSADKSSSADGKNGFGESLIEEEEGSNEHAIVRKCAEIQSAISEGATSFLFTEYKYVGIFMVAFAILVFLFLGSVKGFSTKSQSCTFDSTKLCKPALATAVFSTISFLLGGITSLVSGFLGMKIATYANARTTLEARKGVGKAFIVAFRSGAVMGFLLAANGLLVLYIIINLFKLYYGDDWEGLFEAITGYGLGGSSMALFGRVGGGIYTKAADVGADLVGKVERNIPEDDPRNPAVIADNVGDNVGDIAGMGSDLFGSYAESSCAALVVASISSFGINHDLTAMLYPLLVSAVGILVCLLTTLFATDFFEVKAVNEIEPALKKQLIISTAFMTVGIAIVSFIALPSSFTIFNFGTQKDVKSWQLFLCVAVGLWAGLIIGFITEYYTSNAYSPVQDVADSCRTGAATNIIFGLALGYKSVIIPIFAIAVSIFVSFTFAAMYGIAVAALGMLSTIATGLAIDAYGPISDNAGGIAEMAGMSHRIRERTDALDAAGNTTAAIGKGFAIGSAALVSLALFGAFVSRAAISTVDVLTPKVFIGLIVGAMLPYWFSAMTMKSVGSAALKMVEEVRRQFNTIPGLMEGTTKPDYATCVKISTDASIREMIPPGALVMLTPLIVGIFFGVETLSGVLAGSLVSGVQIAISASNTGGAWDNAKKYIEAGASEHAQTLGPKGSDPHKAAVIGDTVGDPLKDTSGPSLNILIKLMAVESLVFAPFFATHGGLLFKIF from the exons ATGGGCGAATCGACGCTGCTTCCGGATCTCGCCACCGAAATCATCATCCCCCTCTGCGCGGTTGTGGGCATCGTCTTCGCTCTCTTCCAATGGTTGCTGGTTTCGAAGGTGAAGCTTTCAGCTGACAAATCTAGCTCCGCCGACGGGAAGAATGGGTTCGGCGAATCTCTCATAGAGGAGGAAGAAGGTTCCAATGAGCATGCTATTGTTCGGAAATGCGCGGAAATCCAATCAGCCATCTCTGAAg GTGCAACATCATTTCTATTTACCGAGTACAAGTATGTTGGCATTTTCATGGTTGCTTTTGCCATATTGGTCTTCCTTTTCCTTGGTTCTGTGAAAGGATTCAGTACAAAGAGCCAATCATGTACGTTTGACAGCACCAAATTGTGCAAGCCCGCTCTAGCAACAGCTGTCTTTAGTACCATATCATTTCTTCTTGGTGGCATCACATCTTTGGTTTCTGGATTTCTTGGAATGAAAATTGCCACTTATGCCAATGCCCGGACTACATTGGAGGCTAGGAAGGGTGTTGGAAAGGCTTTCATAGTTGCATTTAGGTCTGGTGCAGTCATGGGTTTCCTCCTTGCGGCAAATGGCCTTTTAGTTTTGTACATTATCATCAACCTTTTCAAGTTATACTATGGTGATGACTGGGAAGGCCTGTTTGAGGCTATAACAGGTTATGGACTTGGGGGATCTTCAATGGCTCTCTTTGGCAGAGTTGGTGGAGGTATCTATACGAAAGCTGCCGATGTAGGGGCCGATCTCGTCGGCAAAGTTGAAAGGAACATTCCAGAGGACGACCCTAGGAATCCTGCT GTCATTGCAGATAATGTCGGAGACAATGTAGGGGATATTGCTGGTATGGGATCTGATCTATTTGGTTCATATGCAGAATCCTCCTGTGCGGCCCTTGTCGTGGCTTCAATCTCATCTTTTGGGATCAATCATGACTTGACTGCTATGTTATATCCTCTATTGGTCAGCGCCGTTGGAATTCTTGTTTGTTTGTTGACCACCTTGTTTGCAACTGATTTCTTTGAAGTCAAGGCTGTCAACGAAATCGAACCAgcattgaagaagcaacttatCATCTCCACGGCATTCATGACAGTTGGTATTGCTATTGTCAGTTTCATTGCCCTTCCGTCCTCCTTCACGATATTTAATTTCGGAACACAGAAAGATGTCAAAAGCTG GCAATTGTTCTTATGTGTTGCTGTTGGTTTGTGGGCTGGTCTGATCATTGGATTTATCACAGAGTACTATACAAGCAATGCTTATAG TCCTGTGCAAGATGTTGCTGACTCTTGCCGTACTGGAGCAGCCACCAATATTATTTTTGGCCTTGCATTGGGATACAAATCAGTTATTATTCCAATTTTTGCCATAGCAGTTAGCATTTTTGTCAGTTTTACCTTTGCTGCAATGTACGGGATTGCAGTGGCTGCCCTTGGAATGCTTAGCACCATAGCCACTGGTCTTGCTATTGATGCGTATGGCCCCATCAGCGACAATGCTGGTGGTATTGCTGAGATGGCAGGCATGAGTCATAGAATTCGAGAAAGAACTGATGCCCTTGATGCGGCAGGAAACACCACTGCAGCTATCGGGAAG GGATTTGCGATCGGTTCCGCTGCTCTAGTGTCTCTTGCGCTCTTTGGAGCATTTGTGAGCCGTGCTGCCATCTCAACCGTAGATGTTTTGACCCCAAAAGTTTTCATCGGTTTAATAGTTGGTGCTATGCTTCCTTACTGGTTCTCGGCAATGACAATGAAAAGCGTCGGCAGTGCTGCTCTGAAGATGGTTGAAGAAGTGCGTCGGCAATTTAATACTATCCCTGGTCTTATGGAAGGCACTACAAAGCCAGACTATGCAACTTGTGTTAAGATATCCACTGATGCGTCAATCAGAGAAATGATCCCTCCTGGTGCTCTTGTCATGCTCACACCCCTTATTGTCGGTATTTTCTTTGGTGTAGAAACTCTTTCAGGGGTTCTTGCTGGATCTCTCGTCTCTGGTGTTCAG ATCGCCATCTCTGCTTCCAACACCGGCGGTGCTTGGGATAACGCCAAGAAATACATCGAG GCCGGTGCCTCAGAGCATGCTCAAACTCTCGGTCCTAAAggatctgatccacacaaggctgCTGTAATCGGGGATACAGTCGGCGATCCTCTCAAGGACACGTCTGGGCCCTCGTTGAACATTCTTATCAAGCTTATGGCTGTAGAATCTCTGGTATTCGCCCCTTTCTTTGCTACGCATGGTGGTTTGCTCTTCAAGATTTTCTGA